Proteins from a genomic interval of Desulfonatronum sp. SC1:
- a CDS encoding TRAP transporter large permease: MEISVLAMVLLSLGAMFLLGMPVFMSLAVASAVALIYGGYLPMSVIHNSIFDGLNIFPLLAIPCFVIAGTLMEYGNITKQIVDVVKQLVGRMHGGLGVTTILACTFFAAISGSGPGTVAAVGTILVPAMIRSGYSKDYAASVASSGGTIGLLIPPSNPMIIYAILGNVSVTAMFTAGFLPGFIVGFSMCMTAWLVARRKGFGSNEDIQPFNLGNFLRTCLKSFFSLITPVIILGSIYTGLATPVEASVLAIAWALFVGFVINRALTFSAVYKSLLEGSLICGAVLLIVGTSTLFGRILTFEEAPQRLAALVLGVSEDPFMVLMMIVGVLVILGMFMETLSTIIILVPVLMPMIHMLGIDPIHFGVVLVLTNQVALSTPPLGVNLFVASRIANVSVERIAVGVLPYLVALFACILLISFFPKISTILPEIFLGYVAR, from the coding sequence ATGGAAATCAGTGTCTTGGCAATGGTCCTCCTGTCCCTGGGAGCCATGTTCCTGTTGGGCATGCCCGTGTTCATGAGCCTGGCCGTGGCTTCGGCCGTGGCCCTGATCTACGGCGGGTATCTGCCCATGTCCGTGATCCACAACTCTATTTTTGACGGCCTGAACATATTCCCTCTGCTGGCCATTCCCTGCTTCGTGATCGCCGGAACCCTAATGGAATATGGCAATATCACCAAACAGATCGTGGACGTGGTCAAGCAGTTGGTGGGCCGGATGCACGGCGGCCTGGGCGTGACCACCATCCTGGCCTGCACCTTTTTCGCGGCCATTTCCGGGTCCGGTCCGGGTACGGTGGCCGCGGTGGGCACCATCCTGGTCCCAGCGATGATCCGGAGCGGCTACAGCAAGGATTACGCCGCGTCCGTGGCCTCCTCGGGTGGAACCATCGGATTGCTGATCCCGCCCAGCAACCCGATGATCATCTACGCCATCCTGGGCAACGTCTCGGTCACGGCCATGTTCACCGCCGGCTTTCTGCCCGGATTCATCGTCGGCTTTTCCATGTGCATGACCGCGTGGCTGGTGGCCCGAAGAAAAGGGTTCGGTAGCAATGAGGATATTCAACCCTTCAATCTCGGCAATTTTCTGCGCACCTGCCTGAAAAGCTTTTTCTCCCTGATCACGCCGGTGATCATCCTGGGCTCCATCTACACCGGGCTGGCCACGCCCGTGGAAGCCTCGGTCCTGGCCATTGCCTGGGCCCTGTTCGTCGGATTCGTGATCAACCGCGCCCTGACATTCTCCGCGGTTTACAAATCACTGCTGGAAGGCTCCCTGATCTGCGGCGCGGTGCTGCTCATCGTGGGCACCTCCACCCTGTTCGGTCGCATCCTGACCTTCGAAGAGGCGCCGCAGCGTCTTGCCGCATTGGTCCTGGGGGTTTCCGAAGATCCGTTCATGGTTCTGATGATGATCGTCGGCGTGCTGGTCATCCTGGGCATGTTCATGGAAACGCTGTCCACGATCATCATCCTCGTGCCGGTGCTCATGCCCATGATCCACATGCTGGGCATTGATCCGATTCACTTCGGGGTGGTCCTCGTGCTGACCAACCAGGTGGCCTTGTCCACGCCGCCACTGGGGGTGAACCTCTTTGTGGCCTCGCGAATAGCCAATGTTTCGGTGGAGCGGATCGCGGTGGGGGTGCTGCCGTATCTGGTGGCTCTGTTCGCCTGCATCTTGTTGATTTCCTTTTTCCCGAAAATCTCCACCATCTTGCCCGAAATCTTCCTGGGGTACGTCGCCAGATAA
- a CDS encoding TRAP transporter small permease, with protein MFLKSLRYVYDNFEEVFCALSVGTMVACLMIQVGVRWATGSGMAWTEELSRYSFLWTVFVGAALVAKHGTHVRITAQYLLMPLKVRLAFRMFTDLLWVCFNLYIAWLSWNVIQGNLLFPELSPVLGIVRAYVEMIIPFGFVLMSWRIIEGYITHWRRGTLLSLVEQVQ; from the coding sequence ATGTTTTTGAAAAGTCTACGTTACGTCTATGACAATTTCGAGGAAGTATTCTGCGCCCTGAGCGTGGGGACCATGGTCGCCTGTCTGATGATCCAGGTCGGGGTGCGCTGGGCCACCGGGTCCGGCATGGCCTGGACCGAAGAGCTGAGCCGGTATTCCTTTTTGTGGACGGTGTTCGTGGGCGCGGCCCTGGTGGCCAAGCACGGCACCCACGTGCGGATCACGGCCCAGTACCTGCTCATGCCCCTGAAAGTCCGCTTGGCGTTTCGGATGTTCACGGACCTGCTCTGGGTCTGCTTCAACCTTTATATTGCCTGGTTGAGCTGGAACGTGATCCAGGGCAATTTGCTGTTTCCGGAACTCTCGCCGGTCCTGGGCATTGTCCGGGCCTATGTGGAAATGATCATTCCCTTCGGCTTCGTCTTGATGAGCTGGCGGATCATTGAAGGCTACATCACGCATTGGCGGCGGGGGACGCTCCTGTCGTTGGTGGAACAGGTTCAATAG
- a CDS encoding TRAP transporter substrate-binding protein: MKRVLLTIVSLALLFGAFPASAADYPSMTIRAATANPDGSLHVTAINKFKEIVEAESDGKIKVQTFYGGSMGDEQANVRQLRTQEIHLAVLAVGNLTPFAPQANIYYLPYMFPGIDTAYTLLSDEAFNAKMADKIAQQSGTRPLSWLIGGYRHLTNSVRPVTTIDDLQGLKIRTPPVEIQMESFRSWGVEPHPLAWTETFNALQQGVIDGQENPHAVNRDQKFWEVQKYITQLHYLLWVGPMLVSEAWFQGLDQPVKDLITKAAADAARYEWEWAAEQDQLALQACLDNGMEFHELEDEDVWMERARGLWPKFHEQVGGEEVINEALAVMAD, from the coding sequence ATGAAACGAGTGCTTCTGACCATCGTGTCCCTGGCCCTGTTGTTTGGCGCATTCCCGGCGTCAGCGGCCGACTACCCGAGCATGACCATCCGGGCGGCCACGGCCAACCCTGACGGCAGCCTGCACGTCACGGCCATCAACAAATTCAAGGAAATCGTGGAGGCCGAATCCGACGGCAAGATCAAGGTCCAGACCTTTTACGGAGGCTCCATGGGCGACGAGCAGGCCAATGTCCGCCAGCTGCGGACCCAGGAAATCCACTTGGCCGTGTTGGCCGTGGGCAATCTGACCCCTTTCGCTCCTCAGGCAAATATCTACTACCTGCCCTACATGTTCCCGGGCATCGACACGGCCTACACCCTGCTCAGCGATGAAGCATTCAACGCCAAGATGGCCGACAAGATCGCCCAGCAGAGCGGCACCCGGCCCTTGTCCTGGCTGATCGGCGGGTATCGGCATCTGACCAACTCCGTGCGCCCGGTGACCACCATCGACGACCTTCAGGGGTTGAAGATTCGGACCCCCCCGGTGGAAATTCAGATGGAGAGCTTCCGCTCCTGGGGCGTGGAGCCGCATCCCTTGGCCTGGACTGAGACCTTCAACGCCTTGCAGCAGGGAGTCATCGACGGCCAGGAAAACCCTCACGCCGTGAACCGGGATCAGAAATTCTGGGAAGTCCAGAAGTACATCACTCAACTGCACTATCTGCTCTGGGTCGGCCCGATGCTGGTCAGCGAGGCCTGGTTTCAGGGTTTGGATCAGCCCGTGAAAGACCTGATCACCAAGGCTGCCGCTGATGCCGCTCGATATGAGTGGGAATGGGCCGCGGAGCAGGATCAACTCGCTTTGCAGGCGTGCCTGGACAACGGCATGGAATTCCATGAGCTGGAAGACGAGGACGTCTGGATGGAGCGAGCCCGAGGTTTGTGGCCCAAGTTCCACGAACAGGTGGGCGGCGAGGAAGTGATCAACGAGGCCCTGGCGGTCATGGCCGACTAA
- a CDS encoding NAD(P)-dependent oxidoreductase — MQIGFIGAGLMGGPLARNLIRAGKDVLVYDLSAEAIQRTLDAGPSGKAATDISNLSGCDVVFSSLPLPQHVTGVMLGDGGLYAKMKKGATHIELSTIDPGTSNELKAAAEKHGLGYIQCTLGKTPAHAEKAEEPMFIGGDKALVDKLGDIFKIIGIPSYVGSVDAACAVKLISNMIGMTNLAVLAEGIRVGDKAGLDRKLLLELLTDTGARSFQMDVRGPWIANDDYAPRFGLDLALKDVRLGLEMARAWGQDLKAMEAALEYYKQASAEGFGKEDCNAVIKAVGK, encoded by the coding sequence ATGCAGATTGGATTCATCGGTGCCGGCCTCATGGGAGGTCCCTTGGCCAGGAACTTGATTCGCGCCGGGAAGGACGTTCTTGTGTACGACCTGAGCGCCGAGGCCATTCAACGGACCCTGGACGCGGGGCCAAGCGGCAAGGCCGCCACGGATATTTCGAATCTGAGCGGTTGCGACGTGGTCTTCTCGAGTCTGCCCCTGCCCCAACACGTCACGGGCGTGATGCTCGGAGACGGCGGCCTGTACGCCAAAATGAAAAAGGGGGCCACGCACATTGAGCTGTCCACCATCGATCCCGGCACATCCAACGAGTTGAAGGCCGCGGCTGAGAAGCACGGCCTGGGCTACATCCAGTGCACCCTGGGCAAGACCCCGGCCCATGCCGAAAAGGCCGAGGAGCCCATGTTCATCGGCGGGGACAAGGCCCTGGTGGACAAACTCGGCGACATTTTCAAGATCATCGGCATTCCCAGTTACGTGGGCTCCGTTGACGCGGCCTGTGCCGTGAAGTTGATCTCCAACATGATCGGGATGACCAATCTGGCCGTCCTTGCCGAAGGCATCCGGGTCGGGGACAAGGCCGGACTGGATCGCAAGTTGCTGCTGGAACTGCTCACGGACACCGGCGCGCGCAGCTTTCAGATGGATGTCCGCGGCCCGTGGATTGCCAATGACGACTATGCGCCGCGCTTCGGCCTGGATCTGGCCCTGAAGGATGTTCGCCTCGGTCTGGAAATGGCTCGGGCCTGGGGTCAGGATTTGAAAGCCATGGAAGCGGCCCTGGAATACTACAAGCAGGCCAGCGCCGAGGGATTCGGCAAAGAGGACTGCAATGCGGTGATCAAGGCCGTCGGCAAGTAG
- a CDS encoding sigma-54-dependent Fis family transcriptional regulator — protein sequence MQKSKTQRLVVSHVLSKELVMELARATSRSTFFQSLSRLLQQQFNFDRLCINLYDPNSEMLSYFSAAEGTMVNSLSPVRKAEQNTVAGHVIATRKPVVITDIAQHFAESVLHPMAEAGLTTTMAFPLLLNDEIVGTLHCSFVRKPDNLYGIMELFLELSPYVAVCLGALLALELLEQGGVPSPLHLSCPLPEANETFIFESPKMRRFMAMVNKVAQLDIPVLLLGETGTGKTHLARFIHAAGKRAKQNFVRVNCPALSTSLFESEIFGHAKGAFTGASTKRIGRIELAHDGTLFLDEIAELSQEMQSKLLHVLDEQCFERVGESVSLSVDARLVTATNVDAKQAVAEGKLRGDFYYRLSACTLELPPLRERREDIPVLATFFINQLCAQHGLPKPRLTTEMTDCLLDHGWPGNIRELRNALSKILLRNCIAGELTTEDIRKILPEESDGIQKRESLQPSSEEAASGSDSPRTASESTRSALDGPARLEDLERQHILETLRRTRGVVSGPKGASALLGLPRSTLQHRMRKLGIDLNKMR from the coding sequence GTGCAGAAAAGCAAAACCCAGCGTCTCGTCGTTTCCCACGTCTTGAGCAAGGAACTGGTCATGGAACTCGCCCGGGCCACCTCCCGATCGACCTTTTTCCAATCCCTCTCCCGCCTTCTCCAACAGCAGTTCAACTTTGACCGGCTGTGCATCAATCTTTATGACCCCAACAGCGAAATGCTCAGCTATTTTTCCGCGGCCGAGGGCACGATGGTCAACTCCCTGTCTCCGGTGCGCAAGGCTGAGCAAAACACCGTGGCCGGACACGTGATCGCCACGCGTAAGCCAGTGGTGATCACGGACATTGCCCAGCATTTCGCCGAATCCGTGCTCCACCCCATGGCCGAGGCCGGGCTAACCACGACCATGGCTTTTCCCTTGCTCCTCAACGATGAAATCGTCGGCACCCTGCACTGCTCGTTTGTGCGCAAGCCGGACAATCTTTACGGAATCATGGAGTTGTTTCTGGAACTCAGCCCGTATGTGGCCGTCTGCTTAGGAGCCTTGCTGGCCTTGGAACTCCTGGAACAGGGAGGAGTGCCAAGCCCCTTGCACTTGTCCTGTCCGCTTCCCGAAGCCAACGAGACCTTCATTTTCGAGAGTCCAAAGATGCGGCGATTCATGGCCATGGTGAACAAGGTCGCCCAACTGGACATCCCGGTGTTGCTACTGGGCGAAACCGGGACCGGGAAAACCCATCTGGCCCGGTTCATTCATGCGGCAGGCAAGCGGGCAAAACAGAATTTTGTTCGGGTCAACTGCCCAGCCTTGTCCACGAGCCTGTTTGAAAGTGAGATCTTCGGGCACGCCAAGGGCGCGTTCACCGGCGCGTCCACCAAGCGGATCGGCAGGATCGAACTGGCCCACGACGGGACCCTGTTTTTGGATGAAATAGCGGAATTGAGCCAGGAGATGCAGAGCAAGCTCCTGCATGTTCTGGATGAACAGTGCTTCGAACGGGTGGGGGAAAGCGTGTCCCTGTCCGTGGACGCCCGCCTGGTGACCGCGACCAACGTGGACGCCAAACAGGCCGTAGCCGAGGGCAAACTGAGAGGGGATTTCTACTACCGGCTCTCAGCCTGCACCCTGGAACTGCCGCCTCTGCGCGAACGACGAGAGGACATTCCGGTGTTGGCCACTTTCTTCATCAACCAGCTTTGCGCACAGCACGGACTGCCTAAACCGCGCCTGACCACGGAGATGACGGACTGTTTGCTGGACCACGGCTGGCCGGGAAATATCCGCGAACTGCGCAACGCCCTGAGCAAAATCCTGCTCCGGAACTGCATTGCCGGAGAATTAACCACAGAGGACATCCGCAAAATCCTGCCCGAAGAGAGCGACGGCATTCAGAAGCGGGAAAGCCTCCAACCTTCCTCCGAGGAAGCCGCTTCCGGAAGCGATTCACCCCGGACGGCATCGGAGTCCACCCGTTCCGCGCTGGACGGTCCGGCACGACTGGAAGACCTGGAACGTCAACATATCCTGGAAACGCTCCGCCGAACCCGCGGCGTGGTCTCCGGCCCCAAAGGCGCCTCCGCCCTGCTCGGCCTGCCACGCTCCACCCTCCAGCATCGCATGCGCAAGCTGGGGATTGATTTGAATAAAATGCGGTGA
- a CDS encoding ORF6N domain-containing protein: MSWICRGWSAEDRSLPWPTFLRRITRDNGYPLAELYKAETRALKQAVRRNIKRFQKIFCLNCHSMRILWGGQARSWRDLSMGRSGPESQAHGHVHLATPADPT; this comes from the coding sequence GTGAGTTGGATATGTCGTGGATGGAGCGCGGAAGACCGATCTTTGCCTTGGCCAACTTTCCTGAGGCGGATAACCAGGGATAACGGTTACCCCCTGGCCGAGCTTTACAAGGCCGAAACCAGGGCATTGAAACAGGCCGTCAGGAGAAACATCAAACGGTTCCAGAAGATTTTTTGTTTGAATTGTCACTCGATGAGGATTTTGTGGGGGGGGCAGGCTCGCTCCTGGCGTGATCTTTCCATGGGAAGAAGCGGACCCGAAAGCCAAGCGCATGGACATGTCCACCTCGCAACACCTGCCGACCCTACGTGA
- a CDS encoding cation:proton antiporter, which yields MNEINVVTGIGLYIITGGVFALVANLLRQPLILAYLAAGVMLGANLGLGLLECQHTIETIADIGLILLLFVIGLEIDLKKLLASGRIIIAAGISQFLLCVALALGFALLAGFTLGGGRFDALYLAVSLSLSSTMIVVKLLYDKFEMTTLPGQITLGILVFQDIWAIVFLALVPNLSNPALGVLAWSLTEGVLLVAVSLAASRFILPWVFASAANKPELVLVLAIAWCFLVSGVAEVLGLSMEMGALIAGVSLSTFPYNVDVIAKVTSVRDFFVILFFVGLGMLIPMPDAQLLLTALAASAGLVFIRFVTIFPVLFGMTRSLHTSLIPCVNLSQISEFSLVILALGLGLGHVDQRLLSLVIIVFALTSVLSTYAIQYSHQVQGVLARALRALGLRDLHDEQAPPKDVAQKDIVFLGFSSVTSSLLEELVRAAPAAGIPSVLDRVLVMDANIRVHGLLKKHGVACVYGDITNMDTLSHANFSQAKTLIGTTPDTLLHGTTNLRLLRSLKRLYPRAQVMLAAVTIPGALKLYDKGADYVFLPRLHSARQAALAVLAGLNGDMAAQGADEARELRERHEVLP from the coding sequence ATGAACGAAATCAACGTCGTCACCGGAATCGGCCTGTACATCATTACGGGCGGGGTGTTCGCCCTGGTCGCCAACCTTTTGCGGCAACCCTTGATTCTGGCCTACTTGGCCGCTGGGGTGATGCTGGGGGCGAATCTGGGGCTGGGCTTGCTGGAATGTCAGCACACCATCGAGACCATCGCGGATATCGGCCTGATCCTGCTGCTATTCGTCATCGGTCTGGAGATCGATCTCAAAAAGCTCCTGGCCTCGGGCCGGATTATTATCGCCGCGGGTATTTCGCAGTTTTTGCTTTGCGTCGCGTTGGCCCTGGGCTTTGCGCTGCTGGCGGGTTTTACCCTGGGCGGCGGACGTTTCGACGCCTTGTACCTGGCCGTGTCCCTGTCCCTGTCCAGCACCATGATCGTGGTCAAGCTGCTCTACGACAAGTTCGAAATGACCACCCTGCCCGGCCAGATCACCCTGGGCATTCTCGTTTTTCAGGACATCTGGGCCATAGTCTTCCTGGCACTGGTTCCGAACCTGAGCAATCCCGCGCTGGGCGTCCTGGCCTGGTCCCTGACCGAGGGCGTGTTACTGGTGGCCGTGAGCCTGGCCGCTAGCCGGTTTATCCTGCCGTGGGTTTTCGCATCCGCGGCGAACAAGCCGGAATTGGTGCTGGTGCTGGCCATCGCCTGGTGTTTTCTGGTCAGCGGAGTGGCCGAAGTACTGGGATTGTCCATGGAAATGGGAGCGCTCATCGCCGGAGTCAGCCTGTCCACGTTTCCGTACAACGTGGATGTCATCGCCAAGGTGACTTCGGTTCGGGATTTTTTCGTGATCCTCTTTTTTGTGGGCCTGGGCATGCTGATTCCCATGCCTGACGCCCAACTGCTGCTGACGGCCCTGGCCGCCTCGGCCGGGCTGGTGTTCATTCGCTTCGTTACGATTTTCCCGGTCCTTTTCGGGATGACCAGGTCCCTGCACACCAGCCTGATACCCTGCGTCAACCTCAGCCAGATCAGCGAATTTTCCCTGGTGATCCTGGCCCTGGGCCTGGGACTGGGCCATGTGGATCAACGTCTGCTGAGCCTGGTGATTATCGTCTTTGCCCTCACCTCGGTGCTGTCCACCTATGCCATCCAGTACAGCCATCAGGTGCAGGGCGTGCTGGCCAGGGCTTTACGCGCCCTGGGGCTGAGAGACCTGCATGACGAGCAGGCCCCCCCGAAGGACGTCGCCCAAAAGGACATTGTTTTCCTTGGGTTTTCTTCCGTGACCAGCTCCCTCTTGGAAGAGTTGGTCAGGGCAGCCCCTGCCGCGGGCATCCCCAGTGTCCTGGACAGGGTGCTGGTCATGGATGCCAACATCCGCGTCCATGGCCTCCTGAAAAAACATGGAGTGGCCTGCGTCTACGGCGACATAACCAACATGGACACCCTGAGCCACGCCAATTTTTCCCAGGCCAAGACGCTGATCGGCACGACTCCGGACACCCTGCTTCATGGTACGACCAACCTCCGGCTTCTGCGTTCCCTGAAACGGCTGTACCCTCGGGCTCAGGTGATGCTGGCCGCGGTCACCATTCCCGGCGCCTTGAAGCTCTACGACAAGGGCGCGGATTACGTGTTCCTGCCCCGCCTGCACTCGGCCAGGCAGGCGGCCCTGGCCGTCCTGGCCGGATTGAACGGAGATATGGCCGCCCAGGGGGCTGACGAGGCCCGCGAACTGCGGGAACGCCACGAGGTCCTGCCGTAG